CCGCCGCGACCCGATTCGCCGGGGCTCGAGCTCGAAGTGCGCGGCCATCGCGCCGAAGAGGCGATCCCACGTATCGAGGAGTACCTGCAGTCGGCGTACCTCGCCGGCCTGCCGTTTGTGCGGATCATTCACGGCAAGGGCACCGGCGCGCTGCGCCGCGTCGTACGCGAGGCACTGGCGTCGAGTCCGCTCGTCAGCGACTTTGAGCCGGCGGAGTCTCGCGCCGGCGGTGAAGGCGTCACCATCGCCCACCTCGCCGTCTAAGGCCCGGCCCCGCAGCGATTGCCAGGCGCGCTAGTCCCCTCCGCCGCGAGAACGCGCCATCCGCAGATCGCCGCGGCCGGTGGCGCTGTGGCCTGCAACCAGCGCACACGCTGCGTCCACACTCTCGCCGCGGATCACGATATAGCTCGCTACATTTCGCCTATGTCGGGAACCCGCTACGGCGGTGACTTTGCCGGTTCATCCACATCGGCTGCGCCGCTCCTAGTCGCACCGCCTCGCTATCCAAATCTCATGCCGATATCCGCCGATATAGCTCGGTTCCAATGCCTTTGGGTCCGACCCGCGGTTGCCCTATCCGGGCTATACTTGGGGCATGGATCCGCGCCAGCCTCGGGGCCGCGCCGCCACGGGCGGCGAGCAGCCGGCGCTCTTCGCCGCCGCCGAACCGGCGCGCGTGGCCCCAGAGTCGGAAGAGCAACCCTTCGCGCCGCTCGCCTACCGCATGCGGCCGCGCTCGCTCGATGAGCTCGTCGGGCAGGAGGCGCTGACCGCGCCCGGAACGCTGCTGCGACGCGCGATCGACGCCGATCGCGTCCCCTCGATGGTGCTCTGGGGTCCACCGGGCTGCGGGAAGACAACGCTCGCGCGCCTGATTGCCGGTGCGACGCGGGCGCGCTTGGTGCAACTCTCCGCCGTCGCCGCCGGCGTGGCCGATCTGCGCCGGGCGGTGGCCGAGGCGCGTGCGCTGCGAGAGCGGCGTACGATTCTGTTCATCGACGAGATTCACCGCTTCAACCGCGCGCAGCAAGATGCCATCCTGCCCTACGTCGAGGACGGGACCGTCACGCTGATCGGCGCCACGACGGAAAACCCCTCGTTCGAGGTCAACGCGCCCTTGCTCTCCCGGTCGCGCGTGTTCGTGCTGCAACAGCTCGACGCGGCGGCGATCGGCACGCTGCTGCGCAGAGCGCTTGACGACGGCGATCGCGGCCTGGGCGGCATGGGGCTTTCGGTGAGCGAGGACGCGATCGACGCGCTCGCGAGGTCGGCGGCCGGCGATGCGAGGCTCGCGCTGAACACGCTCGATCTGGCGGCGGCGGACGTGGGCGAGGGCAGCGCCATCACCGTGGAAGGAGTAGCGGCTGCATTGCAGCACGGCGCGGCCCGCTATGATCGCGCCGGCGACCAGCACTACGACGCGATCTCCGCCTTCATCAAGTCGCTGCGCGATTCAGATCCCGACGGCGCGTTGTACTGGATGGCGCGCATGCTTGAGGCGGGCGAGGATCCGCTGTTCATCGTGCGGCGCATGGTGATCCTCGCGGCCGAGGATATTGGCCTCGCGGATCCGCAGGCGTTGAGCCTCGCCGTCTCCGCGCAGCAGGCGGTGCACTTCATCGGCCTGCCGGAGGCCGTGCTGCCGCTGTCCGAGGCTGCGATCTACCTTGCGCTCGCGCCGAAGAGCAACAGCGCCCTGCGGGCCTACGCGGCCGCCCGCGAGGCAGCACAGCGCACGCGCAACGCACCTGTGCCGCTGCATCTGCGCAACGCGCCCACCGGCCTGATGCGGGCGCTCGGCTACGGCAAGGGCTATCGCTACGCGCATGACGCCCCCGGCGAACCGTTGGAACAGCAGCACCTGCCCGATGAGCTGACGGGGTCGCGGTTCTACGTTCCTGGCGCAGAGGGCTCAGCCCGCGATCGGCCGGCGCATTGAGGCGCACCAGAGGCGCCGGTTGCGCCCTGAACCCGCACGGTCGGCGCCGGCGCCGCGCTAGCGCGCGGGCGGCTCGCGCAGAAGCTGGAGGAAGCCGTAGAGCATTCGCGCCGTCGCGCCCCAGATGCGATGCCCCTCGTACCAGAGGGCCGGGTGGCGGGAAGCGCCGGCCTCGCCCTCGCGCGCTTCCCAGACAAGGGTGGCGGGGTCGAGCAGGTGCGCCAGCGGTGGTTCGATCACCTCGGCGACCTCGATCGGGCTCGGCACGAACTCGTACGGCCCGTGCCCGATCACGCCCACGAACGGCGCCACGACGAAGTTCGAGATCGTGACGATGTCATCGAGCTGACCAAGCAGCTCCACGTCCTCCGGCCTGACGCCGATCTCCTCCCAGGTCTCGCGCAGCGCCGTCGCCGCCAGGTCCGCGTCGGCCGCGTGCACGGCGCCGCCCGGAAAGGAGATCTGGCCCTTGTGGTGCTCGACGTCGTGGCTGCGCACCGTGAGAATCACGCGGTCGGCGCCGCCATGGTGGATCAGCGGCACCAGCACGGCGGATGGCATCGCGTCCGGGCGATCGAGGCGCCGCGGGTCGTAGCCGGCGAGCCGCTCGCGGCTGCGGGCGATATAGTCCTCGGCTGGGCGCGTCATGCCTACCTCGTTGCCGCCGGCCGGTGAACGCTCGGCCGGCGCCGGCCTGCGCTCGCCCGCGGACGGCGGTGGGCCCAGCAGGATTCGAACCTGCGACCGAGCGATTATGAGTCGCCTGCTCTGCCGCTGAGCTATGGGCCCGCGGGATCTGCCTGCCACACTATAGCGCGGACGCGGCCGCGGAGCGCCCGGCTCAGGGCGAGGCGGGATGGGTCACGGCGGCGTCCTGCGCCTGCCGGCAAACCGTGCATAAACCGAAGATGGCAAAGTGATCCAGGTCGGCGCGGAAGCCGCGGGCGCGCAGCAGCTCCTGGCCAAGGCGGGCGAGAAACTCGTGGTCGAGGCTGTCGATCGCGCCGCAGGCACGGCACACCAGATGGTGGTGCGGCGCTGAGCCGGCCCATTCGAAAGCGCTCTCGCCTGTGCCAAGATCGGTTTCGGTGACGAGGCGCAGCTCCTTGAGCACGCTCATCGTACGGTAGACGGTAGAGATATCGACGTACGGATACTGCGCGCGCACGCGGTCGTAGATTTCGGAGGCGCGCAGGTGTCCGTGCGCGTGACGGACAACGCTCAGCACCATCATGCGCTGCGGCGTCAGCTTGTGGCCGCTCTCCCGCAGCAGCCGCGCCGTCTCTACCTCACAGCTCATCGCAATCGGCTCAACTTCCTCGCCCAAGGCCTAGTCTAGCGAGCAGCGGCGTTCGCACCAACGTTGCGGTCCAATCGCGCCGCGACGGTACGCTATCATCGCCAGCGGCGACGAGCGCTCACGGAGCAAGCGCATGGTGAAGCCGAGCCTCGATCTGCTCGTGGCGTCGGCCGTGTCCGCGGCCCATGCGGGCGCGGCGGTGCTGCGTGAGGCCTTTGGCTCGGCCCTCGACGTGGCGATCAAGTCCGACCACCGCGACCTCGTGACCCGGGCCGATACGGCTTCGGAGGGCGTCATCCTCGAGCGATTGGGGCGCGACTGGCCGCAGTTCGGCCTGCTGGCGGAAGAGTCCGGCAGAACGCGAGCCGGCGAAGACGGCCTATGGATCGTGGATCCACTCGACGGCACCGCGAACTTCGCGCGCGGTTACCCGGTCTTTTGCATCTCGATCGCGCTTGTGGCCGACGCCGGGCCGCTGGTTGGCGTGGTGCTCGACCCACTGCGCGGTGAGCTGTTCACGGCGACCCGCGGCCACGGCGCGATGCTGAACGGGGAGCGCCTGCACGTCAGCCGGACCACCGAACTGGCCGGCGCCCTCTTCAGCAGCGGCTTTCCCTACCGCCCGGAGGCGCGACGCCGTCTGGGCGGGGAGGTCTTCACGGAAGTAATGGTGCGGGCGGGCGCTGCCCGCCGCAGCGGCTCGGCGGCGCTCGACCTCGCGTACATCGCCGCCGGCCGCAGCGAGGCGCACTACGAGCTGCACCTGGCGCCGCACGACGTCGCCGCGGGCGTGCTGCTGATCGCTGAAGCCGGCGGCCGCATCGAGGCGCTGCAGCAGCCCGGCGCCCGCGGCTGGCCGCTGGGTCTGCTCGCCAGCAACGGCGGCGCCCTGCATGACGAGATCGCGGCGATCGTGGCGCCGCGCTTCGGCCTGGAGCGGCGGCCCCTCAGCTTCGCCGCAGTGCTGCACCCGCCCGGCTGAGGCGAGACTGCCGCTCGGCGCACAACCGGTCCAGCACCAGGCGATCGGTGGGAAAGGCGAGATCGTCGGGCAGGGCATCGAGCGGTTGGAAGACCGCCTCGCTGAGGTCGTCACCGGCGCGCAGGCTGCCGCCGAGCACGCGCCCGCGGAACCAGATGCCAACCGTGTGCTGCACCGGATCGTGAAAGTTGGAATGCACCGCCAGCACGCGGCCGGTGCGTACGATCAGCCCCGTCTCCTCCGCGAACTCGCGTTCGGCGGCGCGGCGCACGTCCTCATCCCACTCCACGTAGCCGCAAGGGATGCACCATTGGCCCGCGTAGGTGCCCGCGCGGCGGCCGAGCAGTACGGCGCCTCGGCGTTGCAAGACCACGGCGACGCCCACGACCGGGTTGCGGAACAGGACGAAGCCGCAGCCGGCGCAGGACGGGCGCAGGCGACCGCCACGCTTCGTGCTGCCGATGGGCGCGGCGCAGATCGGGCAGAAACGATAGTGCGGCGGGCCGGCCGTGGCAGGGGAGGGAGCCTGGCGATCGTTCATCGGCGCCGGCCAATGGCGGGGTGAGCAGACGGTTCGGCCAGCGCGGGCGTGCGAGCCGGCGCCGTCAGCGGGTGCGGGGCGATGAGAGCGCGAGCAGCACAAGACCGAAGCCGGCGCCGGGCAACTCGGCCAGCAGGAAAACCGGCCATGGAGAAATCCCCGTGGCAGCCCAGTAGATGCCGGCCATGGCCACCACCATGACGAAGATCGCCACCGTGCCGGAGAGCAGATCGCCGGTGCGCACGTCGCGGCTCCATCGCTCCGACACCGGCCAGTTCGCGCCGGCCCGTGGGGTGAAGATACCACACCACCTCGACGGAGCGGTTGCCCGGCCGGGAAGGCTGCCAGTTGTAGCACGCATAGCGGGTCAGCTAGCCAGGTGCTATAGTGCGCGGAAGCGCGGCAGGGCGGGCCGGGCGGACCTTCACCCGAGGTGGCGTATAATGGCGGACGAGACGGTGGAGGCGCGCGACCTCAGCCGCTGTTTCGGCAGGCATCGCGAGCAATCGCTCGACTATGCGCTCAAGCACTGCCTGCAATGTCGCAAGTTGAAGTCCTGCGTGCGCAAAAGCTGGGGCGCCGATCGCCAGCGGCGCTGGCAACGCGACGACTGGTGGGAGACGCAACCGGCCGCGCCGGCGGGGCGCCGGCCCCCCTGGCCGAGCCATCCGATCCAACCCTGATCCCCGGCGCGCGGGAACGGCGTCCGGGGGAAATCAGCCCTGGGGGCGCCCACGTGCGGGAGATCAGCCGCGAACCGCAGACGCACGAGTTCATCATCAAGGCGTTGCGCGAAGCCGGCGGTGAGCTGCTGAGCGAGCTTGAGGCGATCCGTGCCCGCGATGCGCACCGTGCCCCGCCTGGTGAGTGGAGTTTTGCCCAGATCGCGGTGCACGTGCGCGACAACGAGCAGGCCGCCCTCGACACAGTCCAGTGCATCGTCGCCCGTCGCAACACGCGCCTGCCGGCGCCGGACGTTTCGGCCACGGCGATGGATGCGCCAGCGGCCAGCATCGACCTCGACCGCTGCGCGTATCAGTACGCCCAGTTGCGCCACCTGGTGCTGCGCGAGCTCTGGAGCCTGATGGACGCCGAGTGGGACCGCGCGGGCGTGCATCCGTACCGCGGCTCGCTGAGCGTGCTGCAGATCGCCCGCGAGCTGCACCTGCACGACCTCGAACATCTCTGGCAGGTGCGCAGCCATCGTGAACAGCTCGCGGTCGCCAGCGGCGGCTGATCCGCTCCGGCCGCCGCGCCGGCGGTTGTGCCGCCGAGGAGGAGCTTCGGCGCTTGGACCCACTGCTCTGCGGCGATCGCGTGCTGCCCATCGGTCGGCGCACCTACGTGATGGGCATCCTCAATCTGACGGACGACTCGTTCTCCGGCGACGGCCTGCTTGGTCGGCTCGACGGCGCGGTCGAGCGCGGCCGGCAGTTCGTCGCCGACGGCGCCGACATTCTCGACGTTGGCGGCGAATCGGCGCGTGCCGACGTGCGCGCCCTCACGGCAGACGAGGAGATCGCCCGCGTCGTGCCCGTGATCGAGCGGCTGGTACGCGAGGCCGACGCGGTGGTCTCGATCGACAGCTACAAGGAAGCCGTGGTCGAGGCCGCCGTCGCCGCCGGCGCACGCCTGATCAACGATATCGGCGGCTTCAAGCTCGACGCCGGCACGGCGCGAGTCGCCGCGCGGCGCGGCGTGCCGCTGGTGATCAACTTCACGTTCGAACGGCCGAAGATCCGGCCGGCGGAGCCGCCGCGCTATGCCGATCTGATCGGCGAGCACCTGGCCTTCTTCCGCGAACGGATCGAGACGGCGACGGCGCTGGGCGTGCCGCGATCGCAGCTGGTGCTGGACCCCGGCATCGCCTTCGGCAAGTCGCACGACGAGGACCTGACCGTGCTGCGGCGCCTTTCCGAGTTCCGCGTGCTGGGGCTGCCGCTGCTCGTGGCGGCGTCGCGCAAGCACTTCATCGGCTCGGTGCTGGGCCTGCCGCCCGAAGACCGCCTCGAAGGCACCGCGGCCGTGACGGCGATGGCGATCGCGGGCGGCGCGGACCTCGTGCGCGTCCACGATGTGCGTGCGATGGCCAGAGTAGCGCGCATGGCGGATGCGCTGGTGCGCGCGCGGCCCGGCGACTTCGCGGCGAACGCCGACTCCTGGCCCTGGGCGGCCACGGCGCAGATTGTGCCCGGCACCACGATCGTGCGGCGCGATGGCTGAGTCCGCGGGCCCCGACCTGTGGCCCAACCGTTTCGCGGCCGAGCGGCCCTCCTCAACCGGCCGAGACGGCCTGCGTCATCTCGCCGCGGATCAGCTCAAAGTCGGCGGCGGGAATGGCGTGAATGTTGCCCTGGAACGCCAGCGTCCAGTGTTCGGCCGGCCACTTCTGTGTCCAGCTCATGCGCAGCGCCAGCTCCTTCGCGTCGAGCAGCTCGCCCGGCGGCAGCACGATCTCCGGTTCGGTGCGCACACGATAGGGGTAATCTTCTCGGGGCTTATCCGGGCTTAACCAGATGCGCTCGTGGTCCTCAAAGCAGTCCGATGTCACTTTCAAGACGGCGCCGAACCGCTTCAGCCCCGTGTAGTAGGCGACGACGCGATCGCCGGGTTTGAACTTGCCTGCGAGCCCGCGCTTGGTGCTCTTCAGGCCGAGCAACGTCCAGTCGCGCGCGGCAGTCTTTGCCCAGTTCTCCGGCGAGGTCACGACGATGTAATAGCCCGGCTGATCCGCCATTTGCCCGTCCTTTTTTGCGGCGTGAGGCGCGCCGCGGTTCGCACGACAACGCCGTCTGTCAGGGCGACAGACGGCGCTCGTTCGTACAGCAGGGAGTCGCGATCAGCAGCAGCTGCGCGCCTGGCCGGAGTTGTCCGCCGTTTGGAAGCTGGAGCCGCAGGCGCAGCTCTTCACGGCGTTCGGATTAAAGATGGTGAAGCCGGACTTCATCAGGTCTTCGACGTAATCCACCTCAGCGCCGCTGAGCAGCGCCGCGCTGTCGGGATCGACCAGCAGGCGCACGCCGTACTCTTCGACGACGAGGTCGCCCTCCTCGGCCTCCGGCGCAATCGCCATACCGTACTGGTAGCCGGAGCATCCGCCGCCAACCACGAACACGCGCAGGGCGCCGTGGTCCAGGCCGCGCTGCTCCAGCAGCGCCTTCGCCTTTTCGGCGGCTCGCTCCGTCACCGTCACCACCGCGGGCATCGTCGTCATGCCATGCTCCTTCGAGAGATCCGCTTGCGCGTGACCCGCCATTGCTGGGCCGGCGCGCTGGAATATTCCAAGTGCAGTATAGACGCGGCAGCGCATCGCGTCCATCCGTTCGCCTGACCATGGCGGCCGGTGCGCTTGCCTACGCCGGCAGCCTGAAGCGCGTCTCGCCGCCTGTCGCTATGCCCTCGATCAGCCCTATGCGCACCAGCCGATCGGCGAGCCGCGCTACCCGCTCGGTCTGCGGCGGCAGCGCCATCCCGGAGGCGAGGAGCGCCAGATCGGCGAGCGGCAGCGCCTCACCGTCCGGCAGACGGCGCAGCACATCCACGATGCGGCCGCGCAAGAAGCGATCCGAAGCGGCGAACGGCGCCTGCGAGTGGGCTCGCCGGGGCTTCGCTCCGTAGGTGGCGCTGGCTTCTGCGACCTTCCGGGGCGCCGAATCCTCGCTGGCGAGCCGCGGCCGCGCGGCGCACCAGCTAGAGACCGGGCAGTGGCCGCACGACGGCGCCCGCGCCCGGCAGACCAGTGCGCCGAGATCCATCAGCGCGGCGTTCCAGTCGGCGGCACGCCCGCGAACCAGGACACGCTCAGCCAGCGCGTTGTCTGCGCTTGACGCGCTCGGTGCTTCGCTTCGACCATCGAAGATGCGGCGCAAGACACGCCGCACATTGGTGTCCACGCAGGCGACCGGCTGATTGAATCCGAAGCACAAAATCGCACGGGCGGTGTATTCGCCCACGCCGGGCAGCTCGCGCAACCGTCCGAGCGCGGGCGGGATGCACCCACCCGGCTCATTCATGATTCGCCGGGCAGCCTGGTGCAGGCGCAGGGCACGGCTGTTGTAGCCGAGTCCTGCCCATTCGCGGATTACGTCCGCCGCCGAAGCCCTGGCGAGCGCGGCCAAATCGGGGAAGCGGAGCATGAAGGCGCGGTATTTCGGCGCCACGCGCTCGCGCTGGGTCTGCTGCAGCATGAACTCGGAGACGAGCACGGCATAGGGCGTGCGCTGCTGCCGCCACGGCAGCTCGATCCGCTGGGCGTCGAACCAGGTCAGCAGCGCTGCCTGAACCTCGCTCGCATTCTTCGTGGCGATGCCTCGCTCCAGACTGCACTCTTCCGCCGCATCTGCTTGCCGCTTCGGTTAGCATGTCGACCGAAGGCTATCGAAGCTCAAGATCCCGAGATCCTCGTGCCTTTCAGGATACACGACGCGGGCCGTCCAAAGCCTCACGAGTGCGGGCCTGCTGCGGCGCCGCTCGCTTCGGCTTAACGGGCGCACGTGGGGTGGGCGTGGTACGCTTGGGCGGTGCTGACACGTCCCGGTCCGCGCCCGGTGAGGGTTCCCGCCGGCACGCGGCGTCTCGATCAATCGTAGTTCCGTAGTTCCCTGAAGCCGGAAGGCGGCGCGACGATGACCCTCGATAAGCTGCAGCGGCTGCATGCGCTTCTGCGCGACCTGGATTCGGTGATCGTCGCCTTCTCGGGCGGCGTGGACAGCACGTTCCTGGCGGCCGCGGCTTTCGACACGCTGGGCGAGCGAGCCCTTGCCGTTACCGGGATTTCTCCCAGCGTCGCGCCTGCTGAGCGCGAAGAGGCCGCCGCATTGGCCACGCGGATCGGCATTCGCTACCGCACGCTGGAAACCAGCGAGATGGACGATCCACGTTATGTCGCCAATGGCGCCGATCGCTGCTTCTTTTGCAAGGACGAGTTGTTCACCCGCCTCGAAGCCGTGCGCCTGGCCGAGGGCTTCCTGGCGCTGGTTGATGGCTTCAACGCGGACGACGTGGGCGACTACCGGCCGGGGCAGCAGGCCGCCCGCGCTCACGGCGTGCGCAGTCCGCTGGCCGAAGCTGGTCTGACCAAGGCCGAGATCCGCGAGCTCTCGCACCAGCGCGGCCTGCCGACCTGGGACAAGCCGGCGATGGCCTGTCTCTCGTCGCGCATTCCATACGGCAAGCCGGTGACGTTGGAGGCGCTGACGCGGATCGCCACGGCCGAAGCCTCTTTGCGCCTGCTGGGCCTGCGCCAGGTGCGCGTGCGCCATCACGACGACGTGGCACGGATCGAGACCGACGCCGCGGGCATGGCGCTGCTGTTCGACGAGCAGAAGCGCGCCAGGGCCGTCGCGGAGGTGAAGGCGGCGGGCTATACGTTCGTCGCGCTCGATCTTGCGGGCTACCGGAGCGGCAGCCTCAACGAGGCGATACCCCTCATCGCCGTGCATCGAGAAGCCGCGCTGGGGGCAGGCGCACCCGGCGAGCGCCGCTAACCCACGCTTGTGACGCGCTGCTCAGGCGAATCGGAGACGCACCTGGCGATTGTCTTATGCTGACGTACCATGGGCTGCCCGAACTGGTTTGGCTGGCCGCGCGCGACGAGGCGGAGTACCGGCCAGACGGTTTCGCCGTCGAGGGCTTCATACACACCTCGCCCGACCCCGCTTCCCTGGCCGACGCGCTCAACCGCCATGCCGCTGCCGACTCCCGACGGTACGTGGCGCTAGTGATCGACCTCGACCGAGTGAAGGCGCCGTGGCGCAGCGTGCGGCATCCCGGACTCGATGTGGCGTTCCCGCACATCCACGGCCCGCTCAACCGCGACGCGGTGCTGGCGGTGGTGCCCGTGCCACGTGGCGAAAATGGCGGCTTCCTGCCGCCGGACCCGTTCACATGCGCCTGACCGCCTGCATGCATCACACGGTGCGCCGAATGACGGTTCGGCATCTGGCTACCCCTGTCGATTCAGCTGTGCGCGCCTCTATACTCCGCGCATGAGCGCGATTCTCGGCGTCGACGTCGGCGGCACGTTTACCGACTTCTATCTCTGGCGCGATGGCGAGCTGCGCGTGTTCAAGCGACCCTCGACGCCGAAGGATCCCGCGCAGGCGGTGCTCGCCGGGTTGGCCGAAGCCGGCTTCGCGCCCGATGAGATCGTGCACGGCTCCACGGTGGCCACCAACGCCCTGCTGGAACGACGCGGGGCGCGCACGGCGCTGATCACGACCGCCGGCTTCCGCGACGCAATCGTGATCGGCCGGCAGGCCCGCGCACAGATGTACGCACTGGAGCCAACCCGGCCCGAACCACTGGTGCCGGCGGAGCTGCGCTTCGAGGCGGGCGAACGTGTCGCCGCGGACGGCTCGGTGCTCGTGCCATTGGACGAAGACGAAGCCGCTCGGCTGGCTCGGCAGATCGCCGATTCCGGCGCGGAGTCCGTCGCCATCTGCCTGCTCTTCAGCTTTCTGCGGCCCGATCACGAGCGCCGGCTCGCGCAGGCGTTGCGCGGGCGGGGGCTGCTGGTGTCCGCCTCGGTCGAGGTTTTGCCGGAGTACCGCGAGTACGAGCGCATGTCCACGACGACCGTGAATGCCTATCTGTCGCCGGTGATGGCCCGCTATCTGGATACCTTGAAGGCCGATCTGGCGCGGCGCGGTGCCGGCCGGCTGCGGGTGATGCAGAGCGACGGCGGCAGCCTGGCGGCGGAAACGGCTGGCCGGCTCGCCGTGCGCACGGTGCTCTCGGGGCCGGCGGGCGGTGTGGCGGGCGCATTTGCCGCCGGTCTCGCGGCC
This Dehalococcoidia bacterium DNA region includes the following protein-coding sequences:
- a CDS encoding replication-associated recombination protein A, with amino-acid sequence MDPRQPRGRAATGGEQPALFAAAEPARVAPESEEQPFAPLAYRMRPRSLDELVGQEALTAPGTLLRRAIDADRVPSMVLWGPPGCGKTTLARLIAGATRARLVQLSAVAAGVADLRRAVAEARALRERRTILFIDEIHRFNRAQQDAILPYVEDGTVTLIGATTENPSFEVNAPLLSRSRVFVLQQLDAAAIGTLLRRALDDGDRGLGGMGLSVSEDAIDALARSAAGDARLALNTLDLAAADVGEGSAITVEGVAAALQHGAARYDRAGDQHYDAISAFIKSLRDSDPDGALYWMARMLEAGEDPLFIVRRMVILAAEDIGLADPQALSLAVSAQQAVHFIGLPEAVLPLSEAAIYLALAPKSNSALRAYAAAREAAQRTRNAPVPLHLRNAPTGLMRALGYGKGYRYAHDAPGEPLEQQHLPDELTGSRFYVPGAEGSARDRPAH
- a CDS encoding CoA pyrophosphatase; the encoded protein is MTRPAEDYIARSRERLAGYDPRRLDRPDAMPSAVLVPLIHHGGADRVILTVRSHDVEHHKGQISFPGGAVHAADADLAATALRETWEEIGVRPEDVELLGQLDDIVTISNFVVAPFVGVIGHGPYEFVPSPIEVAEVIEPPLAHLLDPATLVWEAREGEAGASRHPALWYEGHRIWGATARMLYGFLQLLREPPAR
- a CDS encoding transcriptional repressor produces the protein MSCEVETARLLRESGHKLTPQRMMVLSVVRHAHGHLRASEIYDRVRAQYPYVDISTVYRTMSVLKELRLVTETDLGTGESAFEWAGSAPHHHLVCRACGAIDSLDHEFLARLGQELLRARGFRADLDHFAIFGLCTVCRQAQDAAVTHPASP
- a CDS encoding inositol monophosphatase family protein is translated as MVKPSLDLLVASAVSAAHAGAAVLREAFGSALDVAIKSDHRDLVTRADTASEGVILERLGRDWPQFGLLAEESGRTRAGEDGLWIVDPLDGTANFARGYPVFCISIALVADAGPLVGVVLDPLRGELFTATRGHGAMLNGERLHVSRTTELAGALFSSGFPYRPEARRRLGGEVFTEVMVRAGAARRSGSAALDLAYIAAGRSEAHYELHLAPHDVAAGVLLIAEAGGRIEALQQPGARGWPLGLLASNGGALHDEIAAIVAPRFGLERRPLSFAAVLHPPG
- a CDS encoding NUDIX hydrolase, translated to MNDRQAPSPATAGPPHYRFCPICAAPIGSTKRGGRLRPSCAGCGFVLFRNPVVGVAVVLQRRGAVLLGRRAGTYAGQWCIPCGYVEWDEDVRRAAEREFAEETGLIVRTGRVLAVHSNFHDPVQHTVGIWFRGRVLGGSLRAGDDLSEAVFQPLDALPDDLAFPTDRLVLDRLCAERQSRLSRAGAALRRS
- a CDS encoding DinB family protein, coding for MREISREPQTHEFIIKALREAGGELLSELEAIRARDAHRAPPGEWSFAQIAVHVRDNEQAALDTVQCIVARRNTRLPAPDVSATAMDAPAASIDLDRCAYQYAQLRHLVLRELWSLMDAEWDRAGVHPYRGSLSVLQIARELHLHDLEHLWQVRSHREQLAVASGG
- the folP gene encoding dihydropteroate synthase, which encodes MDPLLCGDRVLPIGRRTYVMGILNLTDDSFSGDGLLGRLDGAVERGRQFVADGADILDVGGESARADVRALTADEEIARVVPVIERLVREADAVVSIDSYKEAVVEAAVAAGARLINDIGGFKLDAGTARVAARRGVPLVINFTFERPKIRPAEPPRYADLIGEHLAFFRERIETATALGVPRSQLVLDPGIAFGKSHDEDLTVLRRLSEFRVLGLPLLVAASRKHFIGSVLGLPPEDRLEGTAAVTAMAIAGGADLVRVHDVRAMARVARMADALVRARPGDFAANADSWPWAATAQIVPGTTIVRRDG
- a CDS encoding EVE domain-containing protein; the encoded protein is MADQPGYYIVVTSPENWAKTAARDWTLLGLKSTKRGLAGKFKPGDRVVAYYTGLKRFGAVLKVTSDCFEDHERIWLSPDKPREDYPYRVRTEPEIVLPPGELLDAKELALRMSWTQKWPAEHWTLAFQGNIHAIPAADFELIRGEMTQAVSAG
- a CDS encoding iron-sulfur cluster assembly accessory protein yields the protein MTTMPAVVTVTERAAEKAKALLEQRGLDHGALRVFVVGGGCSGYQYGMAIAPEAEEGDLVVEEYGVRLLVDPDSAALLSGAEVDYVEDLMKSGFTIFNPNAVKSCACGSSFQTADNSGQARSCC
- a CDS encoding A/G-specific adenine glycosylase, with protein sequence MLQQTQRERVAPKYRAFMLRFPDLAALARASAADVIREWAGLGYNSRALRLHQAARRIMNEPGGCIPPALGRLRELPGVGEYTARAILCFGFNQPVACVDTNVRRVLRRIFDGRSEAPSASSADNALAERVLVRGRAADWNAALMDLGALVCRARAPSCGHCPVSSWCAARPRLASEDSAPRKVAEASATYGAKPRRAHSQAPFAASDRFLRGRIVDVLRRLPDGEALPLADLALLASGMALPPQTERVARLADRLVRIGLIEGIATGGETRFRLPA
- the larE gene encoding ATP-dependent sacrificial sulfur transferase LarE — its product is MTLDKLQRLHALLRDLDSVIVAFSGGVDSTFLAAAAFDTLGERALAVTGISPSVAPAEREEAAALATRIGIRYRTLETSEMDDPRYVANGADRCFFCKDELFTRLEAVRLAEGFLALVDGFNADDVGDYRPGQQAARAHGVRSPLAEAGLTKAEIRELSHQRGLPTWDKPAMACLSSRIPYGKPVTLEALTRIATAEASLRLLGLRQVRVRHHDDVARIETDAAGMALLFDEQKRARAVAEVKAAGYTFVALDLAGYRSGSLNEAIPLIAVHREAALGAGAPGERR
- a CDS encoding DUF952 domain-containing protein, whose amino-acid sequence is MLTYHGLPELVWLAARDEAEYRPDGFAVEGFIHTSPDPASLADALNRHAAADSRRYVALVIDLDRVKAPWRSVRHPGLDVAFPHIHGPLNRDAVLAVVPVPRGENGGFLPPDPFTCA